The following proteins are encoded in a genomic region of Paenibacillus sp. FSL R7-0273:
- a CDS encoding AEC family transporter produces MIQQVLSTLVEVIVPLAIPVTAGALLARYKNLDTKPLLTLYLYFLTPAIILDTLANAEISFGDVYQTIAFALLNLLFLWLVSVVLGRLLKLAPPEAAGLTLISTFTNSVNYGLPLVLLAFGQLGLDKASVYVIVQMVIVNTIGVYFAARSQFNVKSAVKSVFALPAVYAALLALLLRALGLQLPQELASGVSMVAGAYSPVVLAILGAQMVRVQAGHTERNVQLAFWTGLSVRLLLSPLIALLVLLLLNISGTLFSVLLVLASMPVAVNSVVLAERFGSSPSLVSRCIVWTTLASFLVLPVLITAVGSAQP; encoded by the coding sequence GTGATACAGCAGGTGTTATCAACCTTAGTGGAGGTTATCGTACCGCTCGCCATCCCCGTTACGGCAGGGGCGCTGCTGGCCCGCTACAAAAATCTGGATACCAAGCCGCTTCTGACGCTATATTTGTACTTTCTGACCCCCGCAATCATCCTTGATACGCTGGCTAATGCCGAGATTTCCTTCGGTGATGTGTATCAGACGATTGCTTTTGCCCTTTTGAATCTGTTATTCCTGTGGCTTGTATCGGTTGTGCTCGGCAGGCTGCTGAAGCTGGCTCCGCCTGAGGCGGCCGGGCTGACCCTGATCTCCACCTTTACGAATAGCGTCAACTACGGGCTGCCGCTTGTTCTCCTGGCCTTCGGCCAGCTCGGGCTTGATAAGGCTTCAGTCTATGTTATCGTCCAGATGGTTATTGTGAATACCATCGGCGTTTACTTTGCAGCCCGTTCACAGTTCAATGTGAAAAGCGCAGTGAAGTCGGTCTTTGCCCTGCCGGCTGTCTATGCGGCGCTGCTTGCCCTGCTGCTGCGGGCGCTCGGCCTGCAGCTGCCGCAGGAGCTGGCCTCCGGGGTATCGATGGTAGCAGGAGCATATTCACCGGTGGTGCTGGCAATTCTGGGTGCCCAGATGGTCAGGGTGCAGGCCGGCCACACCGAACGCAATGTGCAGCTGGCCTTCTGGACTGGCCTGTCTGTCCGCCTGCTGCTGTCACCGCTGATTGCTCTGCTGGTTTTGCTGCTGTTGAATATTTCCGGCACCTTGTTCTCGGTGCTGCTCGTTCTGGCCTCCATGCCGGTCGCCGTCAACTCGGTTGTGCTGGCTGAGCGGTTCGGCAGCTCCCCCTCACTGGTGTCACGCTGCATCGTCTGGACTACGCTGGCCTCCTTCCTGGTGCTGCCGGTGCTGATTACGGCGGTGGGCAGTGCCCAGCCTTAG
- the greA gene encoding transcription elongation factor GreA produces MSNEEVFLTKEGLAKLEEELRELKGAGRKELAARLKLAISYGDLKENSEYHSAKEDQSFMETRIMILEKMLIKAQVVDASSMDLGKVSVGTVVILNDVEFAEKIEYRVVGPAEADVLDNKISYESPLGKELIGKKVGDIISVNAPMGVIKYELLEIKAD; encoded by the coding sequence ATGTCTAATGAAGAAGTATTCTTGACCAAGGAAGGTTTGGCCAAGCTAGAGGAAGAGCTTAGAGAGCTCAAGGGCGCAGGGCGCAAGGAGCTTGCAGCCCGTCTTAAGCTGGCGATCAGCTACGGCGACCTTAAGGAGAATAGTGAGTATCACTCGGCCAAGGAAGACCAGTCCTTCATGGAAACCCGCATTATGATCCTGGAGAAAATGCTGATTAAAGCACAGGTTGTCGATGCCAGCAGCATGGATCTCGGCAAGGTGAGCGTGGGAACCGTTGTTATTCTTAATGATGTGGAATTCGCTGAGAAGATTGAATACAGAGTAGTAGGCCCGGCAGAGGCTGATGTGCTGGACAACAAGATTTCGTACGAAAGCCCGCTGGGCAAGGAACTGATCGGTAAAAAGGTAGGCGACATCATCAGTGTAAATGCTCCAATGGGCGTCATTAAATATGAGCTCCTGGAGATCAAAGCGGATTAA
- a CDS encoding ATP-grasp domain-containing protein: MFVLGIGDAEYDHLEDRLQLALTEYYKVEDLENYGEILRAVGYFTHKYGKIDRFESLNEYWLEQDAAIRTDFNIYGTKNDFVQNLKHKSKMKEFFRKSGVSTVQFSTGTTRESVDDFIRSAGFPLVVKPDLGSGASNTYKINNEAELQHFFDNKPADVSFIIEEFIDGVIFTYDGLVDRNGEVRFAVSHLFENSVMEVVNTDNHLYYFCLKDISPEVEEAGRSILQAFDIRERFFHIELFKSNKDGRIIALEVNMRPPGAWMTDAINYSYDVDVYKEWAGMVANNEVSGPYEGKYYTGYASRKRHKHYSHSHEDIYRTYGDKIVNYAEIEEVFSRAMGNSAYQFRSPDLETVREIVKYIQQEEG; encoded by the coding sequence GTGTTCGTGCTCGGGATCGGCGATGCCGAATATGATCATCTGGAGGATAGGCTGCAGCTTGCTCTCACAGAGTATTACAAGGTAGAGGATCTCGAGAATTACGGGGAAATTCTGCGGGCCGTCGGCTATTTCACCCACAAATACGGCAAGATCGACCGGTTTGAGTCGCTGAATGAATACTGGCTGGAGCAGGATGCCGCGATCCGGACTGATTTTAACATCTACGGCACCAAAAATGATTTCGTCCAGAACCTGAAGCACAAATCCAAAATGAAGGAATTTTTCCGCAAAAGCGGGGTAAGCACCGTCCAGTTCTCGACTGGCACCACCCGGGAAAGCGTGGATGATTTCATCCGGAGCGCCGGATTCCCGCTGGTGGTCAAGCCTGACCTCGGCTCCGGGGCCAGCAATACCTATAAGATCAATAATGAAGCTGAGCTGCAGCACTTTTTTGATAACAAGCCGGCTGATGTCTCATTTATTATTGAGGAATTTATCGACGGGGTGATTTTCACCTATGACGGTCTGGTTGATCGAAACGGAGAAGTCCGGTTTGCCGTCAGCCATCTGTTTGAGAACAGCGTGATGGAGGTCGTCAACACGGACAACCACCTGTATTATTTCTGCCTGAAGGACATCAGTCCTGAGGTTGAGGAGGCCGGGCGGAGCATTCTGCAGGCTTTTGACATCAGGGAACGGTTCTTCCATATCGAGCTGTTCAAATCGAACAAGGATGGACGGATTATTGCGCTCGAAGTGAATATGCGGCCGCCCGGTGCGTGGATGACGGATGCCATTAACTACTCCTATGATGTTGACGTGTATAAGGAATGGGCAGGAATGGTAGCTAATAATGAGGTCAGCGGACCGTATGAAGGCAAATACTACACCGGCTATGCCAGCCGCAAGCGCCATAAGCATTACAGCCATAGCCATGAAGACATTTACCGTACCTATGGGGACAAAATCGTAAATTACGCGGAGATTGAGGAAGTGTTCAGCAGAGCGATGGGTAACAGCGCTTATCAGTTCCGCTCCCCGGACCTTGAGACTGTCAGAGAAATCGTGAAATATATACAACAAGAAGAAGGATAG
- a CDS encoding esterase family protein, translating to MRTSYRKEYSRHLNRDMEYKVYGHAGKPMLVFPTSLGRFYQYEDSGMIATLSSFIEAGKLQIWACDSIDEETFFSSHWNHEDKAIRHEQYDKYITQELIPGILHESKWNNGGDDQKILISGCSMGAYYSGSFFFRYPHYFDTLIALSGVYSTYYFFGDYMSENVYYNSPLHYLPNLADEDYLNEYRSSRIILCVGQGAYEDEMLHETRQIQELLQNKGIPAQVDYWGHDVNHDWDWWNKQIYHYVSGVL from the coding sequence ATGAGGACAAGCTACCGCAAGGAATACAGCCGTCACCTGAACAGGGACATGGAGTATAAAGTATACGGCCACGCCGGCAAACCGATGCTTGTCTTCCCCACCTCGCTCGGCCGGTTCTACCAGTATGAGGACTCCGGGATGATCGCGACACTCTCCAGCTTCATTGAAGCCGGCAAGCTGCAGATCTGGGCCTGCGACAGTATCGATGAGGAGACGTTTTTCTCCTCCCACTGGAATCATGAGGATAAGGCGATCCGGCATGAGCAGTACGACAAATACATCACGCAGGAGCTCATACCCGGCATTCTTCATGAGAGCAAATGGAATAACGGCGGGGATGACCAGAAAATCCTGATTTCCGGCTGCTCGATGGGGGCCTATTACAGCGGCAGCTTCTTTTTCCGTTATCCGCACTACTTCGATACCCTGATTGCCCTGAGCGGCGTCTATTCCACTTATTATTTCTTCGGCGATTATATGAGTGAAAATGTCTATTACAACTCTCCGCTCCATTACCTGCCGAACCTTGCGGATGAGGACTACCTGAACGAGTACCGCAGCAGCAGGATCATCCTCTGTGTCGGCCAGGGCGCTTATGAAGATGAGATGCTGCACGAAACCCGGCAGATTCAGGAGCTGCTGCAGAATAAAGGCATTCCGGCGCAGGTCGATTACTGGGGGCATGATGTGAATCATGACTGGGACTGGTGGAATAAGCAGATTTATCATTATGTAAGTGGTGTTTTGTAA
- a CDS encoding DUF6509 family protein, whose protein sequence is MLTFTSYTVEDVRDPFGILSGKRYEFMINLEIPEEDELYEENGVSVRAVVKAEAGEAVLVTYDLLETTTGRLLEFDLEDEEEAELAQFCKEHLPE, encoded by the coding sequence GTGCTGACATTTACAAGTTATACGGTGGAGGATGTTAGAGATCCATTCGGCATTCTGAGCGGCAAGCGGTATGAGTTCATGATTAATCTGGAGATTCCGGAAGAGGATGAGCTGTATGAGGAGAACGGAGTATCGGTCCGGGCTGTAGTCAAGGCAGAAGCGGGTGAAGCGGTACTGGTCACTTATGATCTGCTGGAGACAACCACCGGCAGGCTGCTTGAGTTTGACCTGGAGGATGAAGAGGAAGCGGAGCTGGCACAGTTCTGCAAAGAGCATCTGCCGGAGTAA
- the rlmN gene encoding 23S rRNA (adenine(2503)-C(2))-methyltransferase RlmN, which translates to MSKSSIYGLTLEQLSSWLLEHGHKKSRAAKVWEYVYRKRVTDFADMTEANKECVRLLSEHFVFQTMEEHVKQESADGTIKFLFRLSDGNLIETVLMRQKYGLSVCVTTQVGCNIGCSFCASGLLAKSRDLSSGEIVEQIMKVQLHLDQAGLGQRVSHVVVMGIGEPFDNFTHLLNFLTTVKDHKGLAIAGKGITVSTSGLAGKIREFADANTQVNLAISLHAPNNELRTSIMKINRAIPLEKLMPAIDYYLEKTNRRITLEYILLKDINDQHEHALELAELIGEHRRQLVNVNLIPYNPVDEHSQYQRTDREVVRAFFDTLKKQGVSVSTRLEHGVDIDAACGQLRSKQIKKTQEAI; encoded by the coding sequence ATGAGCAAATCATCCATTTATGGATTAACTTTAGAACAGTTATCGTCATGGCTGCTGGAGCACGGGCATAAGAAATCCCGCGCTGCCAAGGTCTGGGAATATGTGTACCGCAAGCGGGTTACTGATTTTGCAGATATGACTGAGGCGAACAAGGAATGCGTCCGGCTGTTGTCTGAGCATTTTGTGTTTCAGACGATGGAGGAGCATGTGAAGCAGGAGTCGGCTGACGGGACCATTAAGTTTCTGTTCCGCCTGAGTGACGGCAACCTGATTGAGACCGTACTGATGCGGCAGAAATACGGCCTGTCTGTATGTGTAACTACACAGGTCGGCTGCAATATCGGCTGCAGCTTCTGTGCAAGCGGACTGCTGGCGAAGAGCCGGGACCTGTCGAGCGGAGAGATTGTCGAGCAGATTATGAAGGTGCAGCTGCACCTGGATCAGGCCGGCCTGGGCCAGAGGGTCAGCCATGTTGTAGTAATGGGGATCGGCGAGCCGTTTGATAACTTTACGCATCTGCTGAACTTTTTGACTACGGTCAAGGACCATAAGGGGCTGGCGATCGCCGGCAAAGGCATCACGGTATCAACAAGCGGCCTGGCCGGCAAAATAAGAGAATTCGCTGATGCCAACACCCAGGTAAACCTGGCCATTTCGCTTCATGCGCCGAATAACGAGCTGCGGACCTCGATCATGAAGATCAACCGCGCTATTCCGCTCGAGAAATTGATGCCTGCTATCGATTATTATCTGGAGAAGACAAACCGGCGGATTACGCTGGAATATATTCTGCTGAAGGATATCAATGACCAGCATGAGCATGCACTGGAGCTGGCCGAGCTGATTGGCGAACACCGCCGGCAGTTGGTTAATGTCAACCTGATTCCTTACAATCCGGTCGATGAGCACAGCCAGTACCAGCGGACTGACCGGGAAGTGGTCCGGGCCTTCTTTGACACCCTTAAGAAGCAGGGAGTCAGCGTCAGCACCCGGCTGGAGCATGGAGTCGATATCGATGCCGCCTGCGGGCAGCTGCGCAGCAAGCAGATCAAGAAAACCCAAGAAGCTATTTAA
- a CDS encoding polysaccharide deacetylase family protein, with translation MSAQDNTGLLVELLALGSRDGGCHLEVGITTRDGCRRHILSIDEHTYLQIAALGPLGGHKVRLSLYMKWDPFRRTYFSSLIRIRDTFSETLYFSCSESYGEQLLKLKEQEYALSLQADRQEAAEDVRSIPVQSEHKRAALTGLKYKRTVLLRGLLFGFLLALLLLRMDGGETWLFANSAEAKQDNTMEARASAGVPAADSERTEAASSAAAAPASVHNAAEASDKTDSEELQQPPLQNRPAAENAASLAGLPAQPRLLYETVELSGDSYEYSLPEGYVALTFDDGPSPYTEQLVDILVKEGVAANFLFIGVNASRNPGAVRYAAGQGMAVGNHSWDHSDMTANPEEENRANLERASRLLEQLTAEPVTIFRPPYGAVDSRLAAEADRQQLRILLWNRDPEDWKSGSAEAILDYFRRTNPSGGIYLLHEKQMTVQALPKIIAYLKGQGLKFAVFK, from the coding sequence ATGTCTGCACAGGATAACACCGGTCTGTTAGTTGAACTTCTGGCGCTCGGCAGCCGGGACGGCGGCTGTCACCTGGAGGTGGGGATAACCACCCGGGACGGCTGCAGGAGACATATTCTCAGCATTGATGAACATACATATCTGCAAATTGCTGCGCTTGGCCCGCTGGGCGGACATAAAGTGCGGCTGTCGCTGTACATGAAATGGGACCCTTTCCGCCGTACATACTTCAGCAGCCTGATCCGGATAAGGGATACCTTTAGCGAAACCCTGTATTTTAGCTGCTCGGAGAGCTATGGGGAGCAGCTGCTTAAATTGAAGGAACAGGAATATGCCCTCTCCCTGCAGGCAGACCGGCAGGAGGCTGCTGAGGATGTCCGCAGCATACCTGTACAATCGGAGCATAAGCGGGCAGCATTAACGGGACTGAAATATAAACGGACTGTACTGCTGCGCGGCCTGTTATTCGGTTTTCTGCTGGCGCTGCTCCTGCTTCGTATGGACGGAGGGGAGACGTGGCTGTTTGCAAACAGTGCGGAAGCCAAACAGGATAACACTATGGAAGCCAGGGCTTCAGCCGGTGTACCGGCGGCGGACTCAGAGAGGACAGAGGCTGCAAGCAGTGCCGCAGCTGCTCCAGCTTCCGTACATAACGCAGCGGAAGCTTCTGATAAAACAGACTCAGAGGAATTACAGCAGCCTCCGCTTCAGAACAGGCCAGCCGCCGAAAACGCTGCATCACTAGCAGGGCTGCCCGCACAGCCGCGGCTGCTTTATGAGACGGTTGAGCTGTCCGGAGACAGCTATGAGTACAGTCTGCCGGAGGGCTATGTTGCCCTCACCTTTGATGATGGTCCTTCCCCCTATACAGAACAGCTGGTAGATATTCTGGTGAAGGAGGGGGTTGCGGCGAATTTTCTGTTCATCGGCGTGAATGCCAGCCGGAATCCCGGAGCGGTCCGCTATGCCGCCGGGCAGGGAATGGCGGTAGGGAACCATTCCTGGGATCACAGCGATATGACAGCTAACCCGGAGGAGGAGAACCGGGCTAACCTGGAACGGGCCAGCCGGCTGCTGGAGCAGCTTACTGCTGAGCCTGTTACCATTTTCAGGCCGCCATATGGGGCGGTGGACAGCCGGCTCGCCGCAGAGGCGGACAGACAGCAGCTAAGAATCCTGCTCTGGAACCGGGACCCTGAGGACTGGAAGTCCGGAAGTGCGGAGGCCATACTCGATTATTTCCGCAGGACCAATCCGTCGGGCGGTATCTATCTGCTGCACGAGAAGCAGATGACCGTGCAGGCGCTTCCTAAGATCATTGCCTATCTGAAGGGGCAGGGACTGAAGTTTGCTGTTTTTAAATAA
- a CDS encoding nucleotide excision repair endonuclease → MISITIPAPEVTIFKQENPVLSHIYGFTDFHLITREAGGIFMFYNDKDELLFVGKARKLRPRIKKHFEDTVSVMKAHRDEVAKIEVCIVEDPVDREIYETYIVNKLRAKYNVEKVLYK, encoded by the coding sequence ATGATCAGTATTACCATTCCTGCGCCGGAAGTCACTATATTTAAGCAAGAGAACCCGGTGCTGAGCCATATTTACGGATTTACCGATTTTCACCTGATTACGCGGGAAGCGGGCGGCATCTTTATGTTCTACAACGATAAGGACGAGCTGCTGTTTGTGGGCAAGGCCAGAAAGCTCAGACCGCGGATCAAAAAGCATTTCGAGGATACCGTCTCGGTCATGAAGGCCCACCGGGATGAAGTGGCGAAGATCGAGGTCTGCATTGTGGAAGATCCGGTGGACCGGGAGATTTACGAAACGTACATTGTGAACAAGCTCAGAGCGAAATACAATGTGGAGAAGGTACTCTATAAATAA
- a CDS encoding nitric oxide synthase oxygenase gives MEIQTREEVSLEVQLEQAESFLRQCYSELEKSPAELNRRIEAVHKELSLTGTYIHTAEELTHGSRMAWRHNSRCIGRLFWHTLEVLDARQAETAPQVAEALFRHLERAGNGGRIRPVMTVFRSGTEPGRAIRIWNHQLIRYAGYPGQDEQPRSGDPASDAFTAVCRELGWQGSGGDFDVLPLVISIGDEPPSWFTIPEALVQEVPLSHPEIEQFGGLGLRWYAVPVVSDMLLGIGGIRYPAAPFNGWYMETEIGSRNLGDTGRYNRLPAVADLLGLDRSTNTSLWKDRALLELNRAVLHSFKLAGVSIVDHHTAADQFVRFQEQERQKGREVSGKWHWLIPPMSPSSTPIWEDNKLRELNFSPRLIYQKPAFSGRNSSPPPDETSMKCPFHR, from the coding sequence ATGGAAATACAGACCCGCGAAGAAGTAAGCCTGGAAGTACAGCTGGAACAGGCTGAATCCTTCCTCCGGCAGTGCTACAGTGAATTAGAAAAGTCACCTGCTGAGCTGAACCGGCGCATAGAAGCAGTACATAAAGAGTTAAGTTTAACGGGAACCTATATTCATACAGCCGAAGAGCTTACGCACGGCTCCAGAATGGCCTGGCGGCATAACAGCCGCTGCATCGGCAGGCTGTTCTGGCATACGCTGGAGGTCCTCGATGCCCGACAGGCCGAAACGGCCCCTCAGGTGGCGGAGGCGCTGTTCCGGCATCTGGAGCGCGCCGGCAACGGCGGCCGGATTCGTCCGGTAATGACCGTGTTCCGCAGCGGTACGGAACCGGGCAGGGCTATCCGGATCTGGAACCACCAGCTGATCCGGTATGCCGGCTATCCCGGGCAGGATGAACAACCCCGCAGCGGCGACCCGGCCTCGGATGCCTTCACGGCAGTCTGCCGGGAGCTTGGCTGGCAGGGCAGCGGCGGTGATTTTGACGTGCTGCCGCTGGTTATCAGCATCGGGGATGAGCCACCGAGCTGGTTCACAATACCGGAGGCGCTGGTGCAGGAGGTGCCGCTCAGCCATCCGGAGATAGAACAATTCGGCGGGCTGGGGCTGCGCTGGTATGCCGTTCCGGTCGTGTCTGATATGCTGCTGGGGATTGGCGGTATCCGCTATCCGGCAGCACCCTTTAACGGCTGGTATATGGAAACGGAGATCGGCTCGCGCAATCTGGGGGATACGGGACGGTATAACCGCCTTCCGGCGGTAGCTGACCTGCTGGGGCTGGACCGTTCAACCAATACCTCGCTCTGGAAGGACCGGGCCCTGCTGGAGCTGAACCGCGCTGTACTGCATTCCTTTAAGCTGGCGGGGGTCAGCATTGTGGATCATCATACAGCGGCCGACCAGTTTGTCCGGTTTCAGGAGCAGGAGAGGCAGAAGGGCCGGGAGGTGTCCGGCAAATGGCATTGGCTGATTCCGCCGATGTCACCTTCCTCCACACCAATCTGGGAGGACAACAAGCTGAGGGAGCTCAATTTCAGTCCGCGTCTGATTTATCAGAAGCCGGCTTTTTCCGGCCGGAACAGCAGCCCGCCCCCTGACGAGACCTCCATGAAATGCCCTTTTCATCGATAG
- the tnpB gene encoding IS200/IS605 family element RNA-guided endonuclease TnpB has product MLIHQAYKYRIYPTPEQQQLIRRMFGCCRFVFNTFLDTWNQSYAETGKGLSYHACATKLPVLKAQYDWLKEVDSIALQSVARHVADSFDRFFKKQNQAPRFKSRKHPVQSYTTKFTNGNIAIEGSRLKLPKLGWMRFANSRKLEGRILSATVRQNASGKFFVSLSCEVEKNPLPQVDAHIGIDLGLKEYAVSSNGERYANPRFYRQYEKKLALWQRRMARRTPGGSNWKKAKQHVARIHERIANKRNDFLHQLTTKLIRENQTISIEHLRVANMIQNPKLSKSIADASWGEWVRQLTYKALWYGRTLRIADTFEPTSQQCHVCGTIHPEVKNLAVREWTCNACGTLHDRDENAAHNIAQVAV; this is encoded by the coding sequence ATGCTGATACATCAAGCCTATAAATACCGGATCTACCCCACACCGGAACAACAGCAACTCATAAGGCGTATGTTCGGCTGCTGCCGCTTTGTGTTCAATACCTTTTTGGACACTTGGAATCAAAGCTATGCGGAAACGGGAAAAGGCTTGTCCTATCACGCTTGTGCGACAAAACTCCCTGTACTAAAAGCGCAATACGACTGGCTGAAAGAAGTCGATAGCATCGCTTTGCAGTCGGTTGCCCGTCATGTGGCGGATAGCTTTGATCGCTTTTTCAAAAAGCAAAATCAAGCGCCACGCTTTAAGAGCCGGAAGCATCCGGTTCAAAGTTACACGACCAAATTCACGAACGGGAATATCGCCATTGAGGGGAGTCGCTTGAAGCTCCCAAAACTCGGCTGGATGCGTTTTGCAAACTCCCGGAAGCTGGAAGGCCGGATATTGTCCGCTACCGTGCGTCAAAACGCCAGTGGGAAATTTTTTGTTTCGCTTAGTTGCGAAGTTGAAAAGAACCCACTGCCGCAAGTGGACGCACATATCGGAATCGATCTGGGTTTGAAAGAGTATGCTGTAAGCTCAAATGGTGAACGGTATGCCAACCCCCGCTTTTACCGCCAATATGAGAAAAAGCTGGCGCTTTGGCAGCGGCGGATGGCTCGGCGTACTCCGGGCGGCTCCAACTGGAAGAAAGCGAAGCAGCATGTCGCTCGCATTCACGAACGTATTGCGAATAAACGAAATGATTTTCTCCACCAACTGACAACGAAACTGATCCGTGAAAACCAAACGATTAGTATCGAACATCTGCGTGTCGCGAATATGATTCAGAATCCCAAGCTTTCAAAATCCATCGCGGATGCGTCTTGGGGGGAATGGGTACGGCAACTGACGTACAAAGCCCTTTGGTATGGACGAACCCTTCGGATCGCCGATACGTTCGAACCGACCAGTCAGCAGTGTCACGTGTGTGGCACGATCCACCCGGAAGTAAAGAATCTTGCGGTTCGGGAATGGACGTGCAACGCTTGCGGTACGCTTCATGACCGTGATGAAAACGCCGCTCATAATATTGCACAAGTAGCGGTTTAA
- a CDS encoding SunI/YnzG family protein, with product MLGIKMNREDDNLIIRWQLTKIEIPVTDITEVTLDDTYGGSDKDAIRIGTPYGTTGRVLIRSKQRSYLLFTSDAEVIKEKAEQLLKTGS from the coding sequence ATGCTCGGGATCAAAATGAACCGTGAAGATGACAACCTTATCATCCGCTGGCAGCTGACAAAAATCGAGATACCCGTTACGGACATTACAGAGGTAACGCTGGATGATACCTATGGAGGCTCTGACAAGGATGCCATACGTATAGGAACACCCTATGGAACTACCGGCAGAGTCCTTATCCGGTCAAAACAGCGATCTTATCTATTATTTACCTCAGACGCAGAGGTTATCAAGGAAAAGGCAGAGCAGCTGTTGAAAACGGGCAGCTGA
- a CDS encoding putative quinol monooxygenase, translating into MSKFGIYAKFTAKPGERDTLAAILLESAAAAEAVAECELYIINHSETEPDVLWVTEVWSSQEAHAASLTLEATRAAIQRAMPLIAGVEPTRLRPIGGKGLSFSNGE; encoded by the coding sequence ATGAGCAAATTCGGCATATACGCCAAATTTACCGCCAAGCCGGGTGAACGCGATACACTCGCAGCCATTCTGCTGGAAAGCGCCGCTGCAGCTGAAGCTGTGGCAGAGTGTGAGCTCTATATCATCAATCATTCTGAGACTGAGCCTGATGTCCTCTGGGTAACAGAGGTATGGTCCAGCCAGGAGGCTCATGCAGCCTCGCTTACTCTCGAAGCTACAAGAGCAGCGATCCAGCGGGCGATGCCGCTGATTGCAGGTGTGGAGCCAACAAGGCTCCGGCCGATCGGCGGAAAAGGGCTGAGCTTTAGCAATGGCGAATAA
- a CDS encoding EcsC family protein, with the protein MLDNAGKTASMETREELLAALAGISAWEKEQNKLMIWDRITRLPFKLLDKVTPKVIHEKIGKLLDELGSYIQNGGNYLVAGRKVGQLMETASRSAGAPEQGPYPLAVMDAAAEKLSGSSRNVATVQGATTGFGGVFTLAADIPAIMGLSLKVIQEIGLCYGYDPTDKAERIFTVKVMQFASSDIVGKRTILKELNLQAGGNGDITAGTNEAVSKIQGWKEVITVYRDNWGWKKLLQTVPVAGMFFGAFTNRKALEDVAEAAQMLYRKRRIIARLAELDNE; encoded by the coding sequence ATGTTGGACAACGCAGGGAAAACAGCATCAATGGAGACACGGGAGGAGCTGCTGGCTGCCCTTGCCGGAATCAGCGCATGGGAGAAGGAGCAGAACAAGCTGATGATCTGGGACCGGATCACCCGTCTGCCGTTCAAGCTGCTCGACAAGGTGACCCCTAAGGTAATCCATGAAAAAATAGGCAAGCTGCTGGACGAGCTGGGCAGCTATATTCAGAACGGGGGGAATTACCTTGTAGCCGGGCGCAAGGTGGGTCAGCTGATGGAGACGGCCAGCCGGTCGGCAGGCGCCCCTGAGCAAGGGCCTTATCCGCTGGCTGTTATGGATGCGGCGGCAGAGAAGCTTAGCGGGAGCAGCCGGAACGTCGCCACAGTGCAGGGGGCGACAACAGGCTTCGGCGGTGTATTCACACTGGCGGCGGATATCCCGGCAATTATGGGGCTGTCACTCAAGGTCATTCAGGAGATCGGTTTATGCTACGGCTATGATCCCACCGATAAGGCAGAGCGGATCTTTACCGTAAAAGTAATGCAATTCGCCTCATCCGACATTGTCGGCAAGCGGACGATTCTTAAGGAGCTGAATCTGCAGGCCGGAGGTAACGGGGACATTACAGCAGGAACCAATGAGGCGGTCTCCAAAATCCAGGGCTGGAAGGAGGTTATCACGGTGTACCGGGATAACTGGGGCTGGAAGAAGCTGCTGCAGACGGTTCCGGTTGCCGGAATGTTCTTCGGCGCGTTTACCAACCGCAAGGCGCTTGAGGATGTGGCGGAGGCGGCGCAGATGCTGTACCGCAAACGGAGAATTATAGCGAGGCTGGCGGAGCTGGATAACGAATAA